In Janthinobacterium sp. J1-1, a single genomic region encodes these proteins:
- a CDS encoding SURF1 family protein, producing the protein MLLLVALGLSLAQWQQRRAEEKIARAARLEAGNLAAPLALTAAPLLPVDAEAIEYRRVTVTGHFVPAWTVYLDNRPYRGQAGFHVLTPFQIDGSTMHVLVAQGWLPRNNADRTRIADYSTPTGTVTLQGVARLNAGHVMQLGTAAPLLPQAIVQNADIAQLAQASGLAFQPLLIEQTSPESAKLPVRDWPAPDLGADKHRGYAFQWYALALMAFLFFVFTGCRRANKSP; encoded by the coding sequence ATGCTGCTACTGGTGGCGCTGGGCCTGTCGCTGGCGCAATGGCAGCAGCGCCGGGCGGAAGAAAAAATCGCCCGCGCCGCCAGGCTGGAAGCGGGCAACCTGGCCGCGCCGCTGGCGTTGACGGCCGCGCCTTTGCTGCCCGTGGACGCCGAAGCGATCGAATACCGCCGCGTGACGGTGACGGGCCACTTCGTGCCCGCCTGGACCGTGTACCTGGACAACCGCCCGTACCGCGGCCAGGCCGGTTTTCATGTGCTGACGCCGTTTCAAATCGACGGCTCGACCATGCATGTGCTGGTGGCGCAGGGCTGGTTGCCGCGCAACAATGCCGACCGTACCCGTATCGCCGATTACAGCACGCCCACCGGTACTGTCACGTTGCAGGGCGTGGCGCGCCTGAATGCCGGCCATGTGATGCAGCTGGGCACGGCTGCTCCTTTGCTTCCGCAAGCCATTGTGCAAAATGCCGATATCGCGCAACTGGCGCAGGCCAGCGGCCTGGCCTTCCAGCCGCTGCTGATCGAACAGACCTCGCCGGAGAGCGCCAAGCTGCCGGTGCGCGACTGGCCGGCGCCGGATCTCGGTGCGGACAAGCACCGCGGCTACGCCTTCCAGTGGTACGCGCTGGCACTGATGGCCTTTTTATTTTTTGTCTTTACAGGATGTCGACGTGCAAACAAATCTCCCTGA